Genomic DNA from Natrinema saccharevitans:
AGGTCTCGATGATCGCCTCCTTGAGAGAGCGCTCCGAGGGCGCCGCGCCGGTCATGTAGTGTTCGAACGACGAGAGGTCGTAGGACTCGGGGTCGGCCGACAGCACCGCACGGCTCATCATCGGGACCATGAACGTCGCCGTCACGGACTCGTCCTCGAGGACCGAGAGGACCGACGCCGGTTCGAAGTCGTCGACCAGAATCGTCGTCCCGCCGACGTAGAACGACATCATGAACAACCCGAACGCGGCGATGTGGAACAGCGGCGTCACCACCATGAACCGGGCGTCGCGGGAGAGGTTCACCTCGTAGAGGGAGTTCTCCGCTGCCTGAACGACGTTATCGTGCGTGAGGACACAGCCCTTCGGCTTGCCGGTCGTCCCGCTCGTGTACATGATGGCCGCCTCGTCGGCCCTGGCGGGGACGACGTCGACGGGATCGGCCGACGCGTCGTCCCGTACCGTCTCGTAGTCGGTCGCGAACGCCGGTGTCGACTCACCGACGTGCAGGTACTCCTCGACCGGCGAATCGAACTCGTCGTGGACGCCGGCGATCGTCTCGCGGCCGGCCTCGTCGAAGATACACAGCGCCGCGTCGCTGTCCTCGAGAACGTAGTTCACCTCGCCGGCTTTGAACCGATGATTGATCGGTACCGGCAAGGCACCGAGCTTCATCGTCGCGAGATAGCTCTCGATCGTCTCGATTCGGTTCCCCGTGTACGTCGCGACCGTCGCTCCCGCTTCGATACCCCGTTCCGCGAGCGCGTTCGCCAGTTGATCTACCCTGCGGTTGAGTTCCTCGAAGGTCTCCGCCTCGGTTCGCTCACCGTCCGCTCGTTGAACGACGGCGTCGCCGTCCGGCTGCGTACGCGCGTTCCGTTCCGCGAGGTAGCCGACTGTGAGTCCGTCCATATAGTGTTTGATGATAACATAACTCAAAAAGTTATGGCTCGGTGCGGTGGATCGGCGAGGTGTCCTCGCCGGTGCGTTCGCGCTCGGAGCGCTTCGAGATCGGTCTCCAGATCGTGGAGGATCGGATCCTCGGTTCGAGCGATCTCGTGGTCGATCAACACAGCGCAGTCAGGACAGTGGAATCGCCGGACAAGGACGGAGCCACCGCAGACGACCCGGACAGCGGCCAACACTGTGGGCTCAGTCGGACAGATTGTCCAACTCGAGCCAGTCGTTGCTGCGTCCGGCCCCGAAGGCGTACGGGAGGAACGATTCGGGGTCGACGGTGGTCACGTTCTCCTGTGTCGTGCGCAAGTCCGCTTCGGTGTACGACGCGCCGAGGACTTCCGCTATTTCGAGGTCACTGAGCGGGCCGTTCGGGCCCTCGCCCAGCGAAAGCGATCCGGTACCGGACTCGTACGCGGCGAGATCGCTGTCCAACGTGACCCGCACCAGCGTCGGGTCGAACTGGAACCCCCGCCCGGTCGCGTCGGGAAGTGCCTTGTAGTGATAGACCGTCTGCGACGTCGGTTCGGGTTCCCGTTTCGCGTCGATAGTCGCGTCGATCTCGATGAGCGACTCGCCTCGACGGCTCACTCGCCCGCGCACCTCGTCGCCGGTGCGCTCGAGCGAGATGGTAGCTTTCGTCTTCGGTTCGCCGAACAGCTCTCGGCCCCACGCGATCGCTTCCTCCGTCGACATCGGCATGGTTACGCAGTACTCTCCGACGTGGCCGTCGTGCTGCGCACGGACGTAGACGCCGCCGCCGCGGAACGAGCCGACGCAGTTACTGCGTCCGACGTCGACGACGTCGGCTCGCATCACCGGGTCCTCGATCGGTTCCAGACCGGGCGGGAGAATCCGCTCGACAGTCGACTCGCGAGTGCGAAACCTGATCGCCACCTGCTTCGCGTCGTAGAATCGGTTCTCCGCCATCCGTTCTTGAATCGCTTCGATCTCGTCTCTCGACCGAACGAGTCCGGACATGGTCCGTGGTCACCGTCCCGGATATTAACGGTTCGCCTCGGGGGGACGCCGTCGAGTCCGAACGCGTCCGTCGACCGGTTCGCGGGCGACCGAACGGGACCGCTGTCCCACCCGAACGCTAATGTATCAGCTCCGAATGTCACTATGTATGGATTTCGGGATCCCGGAGCCGCTCCAGCAGTTGCTCGACGAACTCGACGCGTTCATCGAAGCGGAGATCGAACCCCTCCAGCGGGAACACGACCGGTTCTTCGATCATCGACGCGAGGACGCGCGGACGAACTGGGAGGACGGTACGCCGACGGCCGAGTGGGAGGCGTTGCTCGAGGAGATGCGCCGACGCGCCGACGAAGCCGGGTTCTACCGGTACATGCTTCCCGAGGAGTACGGCGGCCGGGACGGGAGCAACCTCGGAATGGCGGTGATTCGGGAACACCTCGCCAGCAAGGGCGTCGGCCTGCACAACGTCTTGCAGCAGGAGGCCGCCGTCGTCGGCAACTTCAACGTCGCCGAGTTGGTACTCGAGTTCGGGAGCGAAGAGCGAAAAGAGCGCCACCTCGAGGACCTCATCGAGGGCGAGACCACCGCCGCGTTCGGCCTGTCCGAACCCGAACACGGCAGCGACGCGACGCACATGGACACCACGGCCGAGAAAGCGGGCGACGAGTGGGTGATCAACGGCGCCAAGCGCTGGAACAGCGGGATGCACACCGCCGACTACGACGTCATCTTCGCTCGGACCGACGGCGAGGACGGCGACCACGAAGGGATCACCGCGTTCTGGGTGCCGACGGACGCGGACGGGGTCGACGTCGAGTACTTCCACTGGACGTTCAACATGCCGACCGACCACGCCGAGGTGACCCTCGACGACGTTCGCGTTCCCGACGACGCGATCCTCGGCGAGGAAGGGAAAGGGCTCCAGCAGGCGTCGTACTTCGTCCACGAGGGCCGCATCAGGCAGGCCGCCTCGAGCGTCGGGGCCGCCCAGTACTGTATCGACGAGGCGGTCGAGTTCGCGAAGGACCGCCACACCTGGGACGAACCGCTCGCGAAGCGACAGGGGATCCAGTTCCCGCTCGCCGACCTGCACACGGAGGCCGAGCTGGTTCGAAACCTGGTGTACAAGACGGCGTGGCAACTCGACGAGGGCAGTCAACAGAGTGTCAGCGACAAGGTCTCGATGGCGAACTACCGCGCGAACCTGCTGGCGTGTGACGCCGCCGACCGGGCGATGCAGGTCCACGGCGGACAGGGGTACACGCGCCACAAGCCGTTCGAACACGTCTACCGTCACCACCGGCGCTACCGTATCACCGAGGGATCGGAGGAGATCCAGAAGCGCAACGTCGCCGGGCACCTGTTCGACTACCTCGGGTAGGGGTGACCCGCAGTTTTTTGTAACGATACCGTACTATACCAAGGTATGCCATACCTCGATCCGGAGCTGATACTGGACCGGTTCGCGGCGTTCACCCGCGAGGAAGTCCGACCCGCCGTCACCGACGACGAGTTCGTCCACGCACAGGTCGGCTCGATGGCGTCGACGCTCCAGTTCTTGGCCGGCGACGTCGGTGGGCGGGAGGCCGCCGTTCGAGTACAGCGCCGAACCCTCCGCGAGAGCCTGACCGAACTCGAGTCGGCACTCGATCGACACGACGTCGGCTCGTCGGCAGTGCGAACTGCGGTCGACGACGCTCGGAGCGACCTCGAGACCGCAGACGGACCGACGAGAGACGTCGAGGAGACGCTGGTGGCCGTCGCGGACGACGTCCTGACGACGATCGACGCGGAGTTAGACGGGGACGCTGCGGCGGTTGCCCGGCGACCGCTGTACGACTTCCTCCGAACGCGCGTCGACGAGCAGCTCCGACTACTCGGCCGGGAGGACGACGAATGACGGACTTTTCGTCCGACGCGCTCTCGACGTATCTCTCCGGGACACTCGGCGACGGGGGCGTGACCGTCGACGACGTCGTCGCCCACACCGAGGGATGGTCTCGAGACACGGTGTCGTTCACGGCTCGCTATCGCGAGGGAGGCGACGAGGTGACCGAACGGCTCGTCCTGCGAGCCGAGAACGAACTCCAGCACGACATCGACGACGAGTCGCTGCCCGGCAACGACATTCGGACGGAGTACGAGACGGTCGCGGCGGCGCAAGACGCACCCGTTCCGGTCCCGCGGGTTCGCTGGTTCGACGAGACCGGCGGGCCGTTCGGACGCGGCCTCTTCGTCATGGATCACCTCGAGGGGGAGCCGCCGATCACGTGGGATCCGCGCGACCGGCAGGACTTGTACGACGCGTGGGACTCGGACGACCGACGCCTTCCGAACCGGTTCGTCGACGCCGCCGCGGGCGTCCATTCGATCGACGGCGCGGCGATTCCGGGGATCGAAGACGTCCCGCCCGACGAGGTCGTAACTCGCGAGATCGACCGCTGGGAGGAACTGTACCGGAGCGCCGAACTGAAGCGGGAGCCGGCGGTCGAGGAGGCGATCCGCTGGTTCCGCGCGAACGCGCCGACGGTTCCCGAAACGACGCTGGTCCACGGCGACTTCCGGATCGGCAACGCCCTCATCGACGGCGATCGGATCACCGGGCTGCTCGACTGGGAGTTCGCCCGCGTCGGCGATCCCCTGTTCGACCTCGGCTACGCGAGTACGCGGTACTTCGCCGGAAAACTCGTCGAGCCGATCGAGCGGCCCGAACTGGCCTGTTCGCTGCTCGAGCGGGAGTGGTTCTACGACGAGTACGAGCGCCGGACGGGACGGACCGTCGACCGCGAGCGCGTCCGCTACTGGCAGGCGTTCTCGGCGTTCGTCATGCTCACCATCTGCTGCTGGGGTGCCAGTCAGTACGAGACCGGCTCGAGCGACGACGTCCGCAACGCCTGGTTCCAGTACCCCGTCCCGGGGCTGATCGAGGACCTGCTCGCCATCATCGAGGACGACCGTCTCTGAGAGACCGAGACTCGACCCCTCGGAGAACCGCCCCGTTCCGAAGCGACCGCTCCGCCGGTACTCCTCGTCCCGTACAGCCCTCGCCGCTGTAGCCCATTGATAACAGTTACCACAACATATATTGGACCGGCTGTGGACACCGGAGACGAACAGTACATGTATACGCTTGGCATGGACATCGGCGGGACCTTCACGGACTTCACGCTGGTCGATCGGGAGTCCGGCGACGTCACCGTCGACAAGGAGCCGACGACGCCGGCCAATCCAGCGGAGGGGGCGCTGACCGGTGCCCACCGGATCCTCGAGGAGAACGGCGTCGCGTTCGGAGAGTTGGACACCGTTATTCACGGAACGACGTTGGTCTCGAACACGCTCATCGAAGGGACCGGCGCGACGACGGGACTGTTGACGACCGACGGGATCCGCGATACGCTCGAGTTGCGGCGCGGATCGCGGTACGACATGTTCGACTGGGAGATGGAGTACCCCGATCCGCTGGTCCCCCGCCAGCGCCGGCTCGAACTGAACGAGCGGCTGAACGACGCGGGGGAAGTCGTCGAACCGCTCGACCGCGAGGAAGTCCGCGAGCGGACCCGAACGCTGGTCGAGGACCACGACGTCGACTCCGTCGCCGTCTCGCTGCTCCACTCCTACGAATCGGACGAACACGAACGGATCGTGGCGGACGTCATCGCGGAGGAATACCCCGACCTGAACGTCTCGCTGTCCTCGGCGGTCGTCCCGGTCATCAGGGAGTACGAGCGGACGTCGACCACCGTCATCAACGCCTACGTCGCGCCCGTCGTGGCGGACTACCTCGAGTTCCTCCGCTCGGAGCTGGAATCGGAGGGGTTCGCGGGCGAGGTCTACATGATGACCTCGTCGGGCGGTATCGTCGACGTTCGAACGGCGAAGGCGGAGCCGATTCGGCTCGTCGAGTCCGGGCCGGCGGCGGGCGTCCTCGCCTCGCGCATCTTCGGCGAGAACCACGGCAACGACGACGTGTTCTCGTTCGACATGGGCGGCACCACTGCGAAGGGCTCGATCGTCGAAGACGGCGACGTGCGGATGAAATACGAGGCCGACGTCGCTCGCGTCCACCGGTTCAAAGAAGGCAGCGGCTACGACCTCGTCTCGCCGCTGATCGACCTGACCGAGATCGGCGCCGGCGGCGGCTCGATCGCCGCCGTGAACGACGTCGGACTCATCGAAGTCGGTCCGGAATCGTCCGGATCCGACCCCGGCCCGATCTGTTACAACAGGGGCGGTGAGGATCCGACGGTGACGGACGCGTCGCTCCTGCTCGGCTACCTCAACCCGGAGAACTTCTACGGCGGACGGATGGACCTGGCCGCGGAGAAGACCCGCTCGATCTTCGAGGAACGCCTCGCCGACCCGCTCGGCGTCTCCGTCACGGAGGCGGCGTGGCGGGTGTTCGAGGTCGTCAACGAGAACATGGCGACGGCGTTCCGGCGATACGCCGCCTCCCGCGGGCTCGATACGCGCGGGCTCTCGATGACCGCGCTCGGCGGTGCGGGGCCCTCGCACGCGTTCCGGGTCGCCCGCAAACTCGACATCGACGAGGTCGTCTGCCCGTACGGCGCGGGCGTCGGCTCCTCGATCGGACTCACCGAAGCGCCGCGCATGTACGAGGCCAGTTCGACCAGCCAGGCCGTCCTCGAGACGCTGTCTACCGACGACTTCCGGCGACAGTTCGACGCCCTCCGCGAGGAGGCGGCGGCCGTTCTCGAGCGGGCCGGCATCGACCCCGACGAGACCGAGGCGTCGCTCAGCCTCGACATGCGCCACGTCGACCAGGGCCACGAGATCAAGGTCCCCCTCGAGGGGTACGACAGCGACGAGGTGACGCCCGACGTCGCTCGCGAGGCCTTCGAGCGGACGTACCGGGAGACGTTCAACCGCGAAACGCTCGAGTTCCCCGTCGAAGTCCTCACGTACCGGCTCGAACTCAGCGAGGGTGGCCGCGACGCCGAGACCGCACAGCTCGCCGTTCCCGACGACGGGAGCGACGAACCGACCAGCCGCGACGTCTACTTCGGCGCCGAAGAGGGAACGGTCACGACCGACATCTACAGCTGGGACGGGCTCGAAGCGGGCCAGACGATAGCGGGCCCTGTCGTCGTCGAGGCCGACCAGACGACGGTCGTCGCCGATCCGGATTCGAGCGTGACCGTGGCCGACAACTACGATATCACCATCGAACTATGAGCGGAACGAACGACACCGGGGCGACCGATTCGGCAGGCCTCGAGACGCAGGTGCTGTGGAACCGACTCCAAGCGACCGCCGACGAGATGTACGACGCCGCCGAGCGGCTGGCGTACTCTTTCTCCATTCGAGAGGGGGCCGACGCCTCGACGGCAGTCATGACGGCCGACGGCGACGCGATCGGCCTCTCGGACCAGTCCGTCCCCGTTCTCTCGGGGGCGCTCTCCCGGACGACGAGGATTATCCTTGCGGACTACTTCCCGCCCGAGACGCTCGAGCCCGGCGACACAATCATCACGAACGATCCCTGGAGCGGGGGCGGCCACCTGTCGGACGTGGTCGTTCTGAACCCCGTCTTCCACGACGGCGACCTCGTCAGCATCGTCGGCAGTCTGGGACACACCGACGACGTGGGCGGGAACCGCGGCGGCTGGTCGACTGACGCCGAACAGGTGTACGAGGAGGGACTCCTCGTTCCGCCCGTGAAACTCTACGAGGCTGGCGAGCGAAACGACGCTATCGACTCCGTCATCCGGAGCAACGTCCGGATCCCCCATCAGGCGCTCGGAGACCTCGAGGCATTGCGATCGGGGAACACGGTCGGCGAGGAACGAGTTCGCGAAATCGTCGACGAACGGGGCCCCGAAACGTTCGACCGCGTCGCCGACGAAGTTATCACCCGAACCGAACGGGCGCTCCGGGAGCGATTCGCCGATCTGCCCGACGGCACCTACGAGGAGTCGGTCGAGTTCGCCATCGCCGACCACGACCTCGAAATCTGCGTCGCCGCGACGATCGACGGCGACGACCTCGAGGTCGACTTCACCGGGACGTCGGCACAGGTCGAGGGCGGGATCAACTGCCCGTTCGGAAACATCGTCACCATCACCGAGTACATCGTCAAGTGCATGCTCGTCCCCGATCTGCCGAACGCGGAGGGATTCTTCCGGCCGATCGAGGTGACCGCTCCGGAGGGATCGATTCTCAACTGCGATCGGCCGAAGGCCACGATGGGACGGCACCTCACGTACTCGCGAGCGGAAGACGCGCTCATCCGCGCGCTGGGTCAGGTCGTCCCCGAATCGGCGCTCTCCGAGATGGCGGGCATTCAGCTTGCGCCGTTTTCGGGCGCCGACGAGAACGGCGACGAGTTCATCGCCGTCGGCGGGACGGCCGGCGGCCTTCCGCCCAGCGCCGACAAGGACGGCATCCCCGGCGTCTACTTCCCGTACAACGGCCAGAACACACCGATCGAAATGTTCGAACGGTACAGCCCCCTCCGCTGGGAGGAGACGGCGCTCGTCCCCGACAGCGAGGGCGCCGGGGAACACCGGTCCGGCCCGGCGATGCGGACGTCGTACCACAATCCGACCGAGCGGCGGGTGTACTTCGCGCTCACCTCCGGCCGGGCCGATGACGACCCATCGGGGTTCCGCGGTGGTCGGCCGGGCAACCGAGCGACGACCGCGTCCTCGAGCGACGAGAAGGACGTCCCGCCGAACGGGTCCGGCGTACTCGAGCCCGGCGAAACGCTCACGCTCGTCTCGGCGACGCCCGGTGGATACGGCGATCCCGAGGACCGCGACCCCGAAGCCGTCGCGGAGGACGTCGAGCAGGGGCTGCTCACCGAAGAGCGCGCCCGCGAGGTCTACGGCTACCAACCCGACGAGCCATGAACTTCGGCGGGTTCGTCGCCACCGATTCGGTGGCCGACGCGACCGAGTACGCCCGCTCGCTCGAGCGCTGGGGCTGGGACGCCCTCTGGGCGATCGACTCCCAGTAGCTCTACACCGACCTCTACGTCACGCTCACGGCGTGTGCGAGGGCGACCGACGAACTGACGCTCGCGCCCGGAATCACCAACCCGAAGAGCCGACATCCCTCCGTGACGGCGAACGCGATCGCCTCGCTGGATCAAGTTGCCGACGGCCGAACCGTCCTGGGGATCGGCGCCGGCGATAGCGCCGTCTACTCGGTCGGCAAACAGCCGGCCACGGTCGACGAACTCGCGGAGAGCGCCGGGAAGATCCGGCGGCTACTCCGCGGCGAGGAAGTCGCGTTCGGCGGCGAACCCTTCCGCCTCGAGTCGCGGCGGCGAGACGTTCCGACCTACGTCGCCGCCGAGGGGCCGCAGACGCTTCGAATGGCCGGCGAAGTGGCTGACGGCGTCATCTTCGGCGGCGGGCCGAACCCCGAGACGGTCGAGGACCTCGGACTGGCGAACGTCCGCCGCGGGGCGGAACGCGCCGGATGATCCCTCAAAGACATCGATATCGTAACGCTCACGCCGACCTGCGTCGCTGGGACTCGAGCGGAGGCGGTCGAGAAGCTCGAGTCGGTCATCGAACCGATCGCCTACCACAACTTCACGTTCTCCGTCGAGGAAGCGCCGGACGACGTGCAGGCCGATCTCCGCGCGCTCGTCGACGCACACGACATGCAGGAACACGGCGACGAGGAAGCCGATGCGCTCTCCGACATCGACGACGAGGTGTGGGAGTACCTCGGCGACCGCTTCGCCGTCGCGGGGCCGCCCGAGACGTGCCGGGAGCGACTCCGGTCCCTCGAGGACCTCGGCGTCGATCACGTCATGTGCCTGTTCCCGCCCGACCGAGTCGCGGAAAACGAGCGGTTCCACGAGGCGGTCTTCGCGGGCACCGATCTGGTGCCCTGAGAGCGACCGACTCGGGGTCCGGTCCGTCGCGCCCCGTGCTACACGGCGTCGAACGCTCGACCGGGGTACTCGAGGTACTCGGCGAGCCGGTCGAGGAACGCGCCCGAGTCGGCGCCGTCGAGGGCCCGGTGATCGATCGTCAGGCTGAACGTCATCCCGCGCTCGAATTCGACGTCGCCGTCGCGCTCGACGGGCATCGGCTTGCGGCGACCGAGCGCGAGGATCGCGACTTGTGGCGGATTGATGATCGAGTAGGAGACGTCCATGTCGAAGACGCCGACGTTGGTGACGGTGAAGGTGCCCCCCTGGAGATCCGACGGTTCGTGTTCGTTTTCGAGGACCGCGTCGACGAGCCTACGCCGTTCCGACGCTAACTCCTCGAGATCGCGATTCGGCGCGTCGTCGATCACCGGCACCACGAGCCCCTTCTCGCTGTCGACCGCGTAGCCGACGTTGACCTCGTCGATGAGTCGGTGTTCCCCGTCCTCGAAGTGGGCGTTGAACTCGGGGAGATCCTCGAGCGTCCGGCCGACGAAGTGAAGCACGAGGTCGTTCAACGAGACGTCGACGCCGTTCTCCTGCAGTCGGTCCGTGACTTCCTCGAGCCGTTCGATGCCGATCTCGCGCGTCCCCATGACGTGGGGCTTCTCTCGAGCGCTCTCGCTCAGACGCTCCGCGATCGTCTTCCGCGCGCCGGTGAGTTCCCGCGAGTCCGTCACGGTGAGGCCGTCACCGGACGACTCGCCGCTCGCGGACGCCGACGCGTCGGGCCCGTGGTCACCGCCGCCGCTCGCGAACTCGACCACGTCGTCCTCGGTGATCGCCCCCTGCGGACCCGTCCCGTCGACTCGCGACAGTTCGACGCCCTCTTCTTCCGCTCGGCGCTTCGCTCGCGGCGTCGCCTTGACGTCCGCCGTCGATCCGCCGTCGGAATCGGACTCGTCGCCGCCCCCTGCCGACGCTCCGTCGCCGCTCTCGAGGAACGCTTCGATATCGTTCTCGGTGACCGCTCCCTGGGGTCCCGTTCCGTCGATCCCCGTCAGGTCGACGTCTTCGTCGTTTGCGCGGCGCTTGGCCCGCGGCGTCGCCTTGACGTCCGCGGCCGCCGCGGCCGTGCCGCCGTTTGCCTCCGCACCGGCGGAGCCGGCGTTCGGACTCGCTGCCGCCTCATCGGCACTCGACCGGCCGTCGTCGCTTCCGCCGTCGTCTTCGAGTTCCGCTACCGACGGCGCCGACTCTCCCTCCTCGCCGATCACCGCGAGCGGTTTGCCCACCTCGATGGCGATCTCTTCGCCCTCCTCGACGTACTGCTCGAGCAAGACCTCGCTCGCCGGCGCCTCGATCTCGGCGCTGGCCTTCTCGGACTCGAGGACGGCGACGACGTCTCCCTCCTCGACGCGGTCGCCCGTATCGAACTCCCAGGCGACGAGATCGCCGTAGTCACTCAGCCCGAGCTTCGGAATCCGTACTACGTCTACCATGTTTGCTACCATGGTTCACCCTTCTATTTAAATTCTCACCCGCGTCGATCGTCGAAAGGCTGGACGCTCGGTGAACGGAGTCGCAGCCGACGGTCCTAGAAGAGCGACTCGATTCCGTCGGCGATGCGATCGGCCGAGGGCAGGGCTTCCTGCTCGAGCGGCGGACTCAGCGGAATCGGGATCTCTTTCACCCCGATGGTCTTCGGCGGCGCGTCGAGGCTGAAGAAGTCGTTCTCGACGATTTCGTTCGCGATGTGGCCCTGTGTCCCGTAGCGTTCGACGGTTTCGTCGACGACGACCAGCCGCCCCGTCTTCCGGACGCTCTCGGCGATCGTCTCGGTGTCGAGCGGGGCGAACGTCCGGGGATTGACGATCTCGACGTCGGCGTCGACCTGCGCCGCGGCTTCCTTCGCGCGGTGGAACATGAGCTGGGTCGCGACGACGGTGACGTCCTCGCCTTCCTCCTCGACCGCGGCCTCCCCGAGCGGAAGCGTGTACTCCTCCTCGGGGACTTCGCCTTTCGTCTCGCTCAGCATCTTGTGCGGGAGGAAGAAGACGGGATTGTCGTCCCGGATGGCGCTCTTGAACAGCCCCTTCGCGTCGTACGGCGTCGTCGCGGTGACGACGACCCACCCCGGGACGTTCCCGAGCCAGGAGTGGACGGACTGGGAGTGCTGTGCGCCCGCACCGATCCCGGCCCCGGACGGCGCGAAGATGGTGAGCGGGGCCTCGATCTGCCCGCCGCTGACGTAGGGCTGTTTCGGGATCTGATTGAACACCTCGTCGCCCGCCGTCGCCGCGAAGTCCGCGAACTGCAGTTCCGCGACCGGACGGATCCCCCCGACGGCGGCACCGAGGGCCATGCCCGCGATCCCGATCTCGGACAGCGGCGTGTTCCGCACGCGATCGCGACCGTGCTTCTCGTAGAGTCCCTCGGTCTCGCCGAAGTTCCCGCCGAACTCCTCGACGTCCTCGCCGAACAGGACGACGTCCTCGTCCCGCTGCAGTTCCTCGTCTATCGCCTCCGCGATCGCCTGTACGTACGTGATCTCTCGCGTCATCGTCGATCACCCTGTCCGTAGAGCGGTGTCTTGTAGACGTGTTCGTAGGCCGCTTCCGGTTCGGGTTCCGGGCTCTCGCGAGCGAACTCGACGGCCTCCTCGACCTCCGCTTCGATGTTCGCGACCATATCCTCGAGTTCGGCCTCGGTGATGACGCCGTTCTCGAGCAGTCGCTCCCGGTAGTTCTCTATCGGATCTTTCTCTTCCTTGGCCCGTTCGTAGGCTTCCTCGTCGCGGTAGGTCTCTTTGTCCCCCTCGAAGTGCGGAACGAGGCGGACGACGCGGCTCTCGATGACCGTCGGCCCTTCGCCGCTACGGGCGCGCTCGATCGCCTCGGAGACCGTGTGGTACACTTCTTCGACGTCGCTCCCGTCGATGCTCTCGGTGGGCATATTGTGCGGGATGCCGTAGTCCGAGAGGCGGTCCGGTGACAGCGATTCGGCGGGCGTCGAGATGGCCCACTCGTTGTTCTCGATGACGAACACGACCGGCAGGTCCCAGTACGCGGCGAAGACGAGCGCCGTGTGGAACGAGCCGCGGCTCGTTCCGCCGTCGCCGATGGTCGTCACCGCCACGTTGTCGGTGCCTTTCATCTCCTCGGCGAGCCCGAGTCCGACGGCCGGGTTCTGCCCGGAGCCGATCGTCGCGGCGTGCCCGTACAGCCGCCGATCGACGTCGGAGACGTGCATCTGACCGCCGTGACCCTCGTTCGATCCCC
This window encodes:
- a CDS encoding alpha-ketoacid dehydrogenase subunit beta → MTREITYVQAIAEAIDEELQRDEDVVLFGEDVEEFGGNFGETEGLYEKHGRDRVRNTPLSEIGIAGMALGAAVGGIRPVAELQFADFAATAGDEVFNQIPKQPYVSGGQIEAPLTIFAPSGAGIGAGAQHSQSVHSWLGNVPGWVVVTATTPYDAKGLFKSAIRDDNPVFFLPHKMLSETKGEVPEEEYTLPLGEAAVEEEGEDVTVVATQLMFHRAKEAAAQVDADVEIVNPRTFAPLDTETIAESVRKTGRLVVVDETVERYGTQGHIANEIVENDFFSLDAPPKTIGVKEIPIPLSPPLEQEALPSADRIADGIESLF
- a CDS encoding hydantoinase B/oxoprolinase family protein — translated: MSGTNDTGATDSAGLETQVLWNRLQATADEMYDAAERLAYSFSIREGADASTAVMTADGDAIGLSDQSVPVLSGALSRTTRIILADYFPPETLEPGDTIITNDPWSGGGHLSDVVVLNPVFHDGDLVSIVGSLGHTDDVGGNRGGWSTDAEQVYEEGLLVPPVKLYEAGERNDAIDSVIRSNVRIPHQALGDLEALRSGNTVGEERVREIVDERGPETFDRVADEVITRTERALRERFADLPDGTYEESVEFAIADHDLEICVAATIDGDDLEVDFTGTSAQVEGGINCPFGNIVTITEYIVKCMLVPDLPNAEGFFRPIEVTAPEGSILNCDRPKATMGRHLTYSRAEDALIRALGQVVPESALSEMAGIQLAPFSGADENGDEFIAVGGTAGGLPPSADKDGIPGVYFPYNGQNTPIEMFERYSPLRWEETALVPDSEGAGEHRSGPAMRTSYHNPTERRVYFALTSGRADDDPSGFRGGRPGNRATTASSSDEKDVPPNGSGVLEPGETLTLVSATPGGYGDPEDRDPEAVAEDVEQGLLTEERAREVYGYQPDEP
- a CDS encoding dihydrolipoamide acetyltransferase family protein — protein: MVDVVRIPKLGLSDYGDLVAWEFDTGDRVEEGDVVAVLESEKASAEIEAPASEVLLEQYVEEGEEIAIEVGKPLAVIGEEGESAPSVAELEDDGGSDDGRSSADEAAASPNAGSAGAEANGGTAAAAADVKATPRAKRRANDEDVDLTGIDGTGPQGAVTENDIEAFLESGDGASAGGGDESDSDGGSTADVKATPRAKRRAEEEGVELSRVDGTGPQGAITEDDVVEFASGGGDHGPDASASASGESSGDGLTVTDSRELTGARKTIAERLSESAREKPHVMGTREIGIERLEEVTDRLQENGVDVSLNDLVLHFVGRTLEDLPEFNAHFEDGEHRLIDEVNVGYAVDSEKGLVVPVIDDAPNRDLEELASERRRLVDAVLENEHEPSDLQGGTFTVTNVGVFDMDVSYSIINPPQVAILALGRRKPMPVERDGDVEFERGMTFSLTIDHRALDGADSGAFLDRLAEYLEYPGRAFDAV
- a CDS encoding thiamine pyrophosphate-dependent dehydrogenase E1 component subunit alpha, with amino-acid sequence MTQKVSVDDELARDFLEEMLRIDVFEEETKERFGEGEIPGFVHLSGGHEGSHVGMGAAMDDDDWLAVGGARLIGQYIAKGVPLPEIMAELYGRVGGSNEGHGGQMHVSDVDRRLYGHAATIGSGQNPAVGLGLAEEMKGTDNVAVTTIGDGGTSRGSFHTALVFAAYWDLPVVFVIENNEWAISTPAESLSPDRLSDYGIPHNMPTESIDGSDVEEVYHTVSEAIERARSGEGPTVIESRVVRLVPHFEGDKETYRDEEAYERAKEEKDPIENYRERLLENGVITEAELEDMVANIEAEVEEAVEFARESPEPEPEAAYEHVYKTPLYGQGDRR